In the Thermus caldifontis genome, TAGGCCCGGGCCTCCTCCAAAAGGGCTTCCCAAGCAGCCATGCGCCGCCTAAGGGCTTTTGAGTTCATTCCAAACCTCCTCCGCCCATTTCAGGATCCTCTCGGCCGCCCTTAGGGCCTCTTCAGCCCGGGCCCGGGTGTAGTACTCGTAAGGGCTTCCCTCAGGATAGGCGTCGGGATAGCGGGCGGGAATGTAATGGGCGTCTAGGGTGCGCCCTGCCTCTTCCAAGGCTTCGGGAACCTCGTGCCCCGCTTCCTTCAGCGCCTGGATGAGGCGGATCAGGGCGTGTCCAAAGGCGGGCTGCCCCAGCCCCCGCAGGAGGCCTTTAAGGGCGTATTCCCCTGCCTGATGGGCCTTGAAACTGGCCCAGTCGTAATCCCCTTCCCTCAGGTCCTTTCTGGAGGAGGCCAGGGTGTGCTGGGCCTGGGCCCGCCATCTTGCCCACTCCTCCCAGTCCAGGGGCGCCATCCTCCTTATTCTAAAGGGCATGAGGCTTTACCAGGAGGATAGCTACGCCACCCGCTTCCGGGCACGGGTGGTACGGGCTTGGAGCGACGCAAAGGGCCACTATGCCGTGCTTTCCCAGACCCTTTTTTACCCCGAGTCCGGGGGGCAGCCTGCGGATACGGGGGTCTTGAGGGGGGATTTTGGCGAGGTGCGGGTGGAGCACGTTTTTGAGGAGGCCAAGGCCTTTGGGGAGGTGGTGCACCGCCTTAAGGCCCCCGTCCCCGAGGGGGTGGAGGTGGAGGGAGAGGTTGACTGGAACCGGCGCTTTCGCCACATGCAGCGCCACACCGCCCAGCACATCCTCTCCCAGGCCCTTTTGCGGGCCGGCGGGTACCACACGGTGGCCGTGAGCCTGGATAGCCCCATCTCCACGGTGGACCTCGAGGAGGAAGCCCAAGACGCCAAGGTCAAGGAGGCCGAGGCCCTGGCCAACTTCGCCGTGTACGCCGACTTTCCCATCGAGGCCTTCTGGGTTTCGGAGGAGGAGCTCGCCCGCTACCCCTTAAGGCGCCCTCCCAAGGTGCAGGGCAGGGTGCGCCTGGTTAGGATCGGGGATTTTGACCTGGCGGCCTGCGGGGGCACCCACCTTAGGACCAGCGCCCAGGCGGGGCCCATCAAGGTCCTGAAGTGGGAGCGGTACAAGGGGGGAAGCCGGGTCTACTTCATGGCCGGCTGGGAGGCCTTGGAGGACTACCACGCCAAGCACGCCCTCCTTTCCCGCCTGGCCCTTTCCTTCTCCACCAGCCCTTTGGAGCTGGAAAAGCCCGTGCGCAAGCTTCAGGAGGAGCTTTATTCCCTGAAGGGGGAGAACCTGGAGCTTAAAGAGGCCTTGGTGGAGGCCCTCCTGCCCCGGGCCCTGGCGGAGGGGGTGCTCCTGGTGCCGGCCCCTGTCTTGGGAGACCTGGCCAAGAGGCTCCTCTCCTGGAGCGACAAGACCTTTTTGCTCCTCTCCTCCGAAGGGCGCTTTGCCACCCTTGGCCCAGGTCGGCAGGCGGTTTTGCAAAGGCTTCAAGCCTTGGGAGCCAAGGGCGGGGGGAAGGAGGTGGTGCAGGGGAGCCTGCCCAAGGAAAGGGTGGCCGAGGCC is a window encoding:
- a CDS encoding HEPN domain-containing protein; its protein translation is MAPLDWEEWARWRAQAQHTLASSRKDLREGDYDWASFKAHQAGEYALKGLLRGLGQPAFGHALIRLIQALKEAGHEVPEALEEAGRTLDAHYIPARYPDAYPEGSPYEYYTRARAEEALRAAERILKWAEEVWNELKSP
- a CDS encoding alanyl-tRNA editing protein codes for the protein MRLYQEDSYATRFRARVVRAWSDAKGHYAVLSQTLFYPESGGQPADTGVLRGDFGEVRVEHVFEEAKAFGEVVHRLKAPVPEGVEVEGEVDWNRRFRHMQRHTAQHILSQALLRAGGYHTVAVSLDSPISTVDLEEEAQDAKVKEAEALANFAVYADFPIEAFWVSEEELARYPLRRPPKVQGRVRLVRIGDFDLAACGGTHLRTSAQAGPIKVLKWERYKGGSRVYFMAGWEALEDYHAKHALLSRLALSFSTSPLELEKPVRKLQEELYSLKGENLELKEALVEALLPRALAEGVLLVPAPVLGDLAKRLLSWSDKTFLLLSSEGRFATLGPGRQAVLQRLQALGAKGGGKEVVQGSLPKERVAEALDPGLVS